In Sphingomonas psychrotolerans, the following proteins share a genomic window:
- a CDS encoding DEAD/DEAH box helicase, with protein MEFQNLPALLSEALATRGYAAPTPVQAAVLEPEALGRDLVVSAQTGSGKTVAFGLAMAGDLLGEDGRVVPARAPLALIIAPTRELALQVSRELMWLFGQTGARIATCVGGMDASKERRQLSHGAHIVVGTPGRLRDHLERGALDLSDLRAAVLDEADEMLDMGFRDDLEHILDATPAGRRTLLFSATMPKPIVALARRYQKDALRISTVGEDRGHGDIAYQAVTISPSDIEHACINLLRFHEAETAMLFCATRDNVRHLHATLVERGFSAVALSGEHSQSERNHALQALRDRRARVCVATDVAARGIDLPTLSLVIHVELPRDAEALQHRSGRTGRAGKKGTAVLLVPYPRRRRVEMMLRGARIEAEWIDAPTPEAIRANDRERLLAALLAPVETDEEDAALAERLLAEKSPQEIAAALVHAHRAAMPQPEEMIEQSSDGRRAAQQERHRPGFDDIAWFHMDIGRRQNADPRWVLPLICRRGHITKNEIGAIRIGPNETFFQVPSAIAAKFAAAVARTTEGDEDVRIEPSRDGPPPQGERAPRGPAPGGGGRPSHHSGPRPPQGEGRPTLRRQDPSRPPSGPHKAKPYQRKGPPQR; from the coding sequence ATGGAATTCCAGAACCTCCCCGCGCTTCTCAGCGAAGCGCTCGCCACGCGTGGCTATGCCGCGCCCACTCCCGTCCAGGCCGCCGTGCTCGAGCCCGAAGCCCTGGGCCGCGACCTCGTCGTCTCGGCACAGACCGGCTCGGGCAAGACCGTCGCCTTCGGCCTCGCAATGGCCGGCGACTTGCTCGGCGAGGATGGCCGCGTCGTCCCCGCCCGTGCCCCGCTTGCTTTGATCATCGCCCCCACGCGCGAGCTCGCGCTCCAGGTCAGCCGCGAGCTGATGTGGCTGTTCGGCCAGACCGGCGCGCGCATCGCCACCTGCGTCGGCGGGATGGACGCCTCCAAAGAGCGCCGCCAGCTCAGCCACGGCGCGCACATCGTCGTCGGCACCCCCGGGCGTCTGCGCGACCATCTCGAGCGCGGCGCGCTCGACCTCTCGGACCTCCGCGCCGCCGTCCTCGACGAAGCCGACGAGATGCTCGACATGGGCTTCCGCGACGATCTCGAGCACATCCTCGACGCCACCCCGGCCGGCCGCCGCACCCTGCTCTTCTCGGCGACGATGCCCAAGCCGATCGTCGCACTCGCCCGCCGCTACCAGAAGGATGCGCTGCGCATCTCGACCGTCGGCGAGGATCGCGGCCATGGCGACATCGCCTATCAGGCCGTGACGATCTCCCCCTCGGACATCGAGCATGCCTGCATCAACCTGCTCCGCTTCCACGAGGCCGAGACCGCGATGCTGTTCTGCGCGACGCGCGACAATGTCCGCCATCTCCACGCCACCCTCGTCGAGCGCGGCTTCTCCGCGGTCGCGCTCTCCGGCGAGCACAGCCAGTCCGAGCGCAACCACGCGCTGCAAGCCCTGCGCGATCGCCGTGCCCGCGTCTGCGTCGCCACCGACGTCGCCGCGCGCGGCATCGATCTCCCCACGCTGAGCCTCGTCATCCATGTCGAGCTGCCGCGCGACGCCGAGGCGCTCCAGCACCGTTCGGGCCGCACCGGCCGCGCCGGCAAAAAGGGCACCGCGGTCCTCCTGGTCCCCTACCCCCGCCGCCGCCGCGTCGAGATGATGCTGCGCGGCGCGCGCATCGAGGCCGAATGGATCGACGCGCCGACCCCCGAGGCGATCCGCGCCAATGATCGCGAGCGCCTGCTCGCCGCCCTGCTCGCCCCCGTCGAGACCGACGAGGAAGACGCCGCCCTCGCCGAGCGCCTGCTCGCCGAGAAGTCGCCGCAGGAAATCGCCGCCGCGCTCGTCCACGCCCACCGCGCCGCGATGCCGCAGCCCGAGGAAATGATCGAGCAATCGTCCGACGGCCGCCGCGCCGCGCAGCAGGAGCGTCACCGCCCCGGCTTCGACGATATCGCGTGGTTCCACATGGACATCGGCCGCCGCCAGAACGCCGATCCGCGCTGGGTGCTCCCGCTGATCTGCCGCCGCGGCCACATCACCAAGAACGAGATCGGTGCGATCCGCATCGGCCCGAACGAGACCTTCTTCCAGGTCCCCAGCGCGATCGCCGCCAAGTTCGCCGCCGCCGTCGCGCGCACCACCGAAGGCGACGAGGATGTCCGCATCGAGCCTTCGCGCGATGGCCCGCCGCCGCAAGGCGAGCGCGCCCCGCGCGGCCCGGCGCCGGGTGGCGGTGGCCGTCCGTCGCACCATAGCGGCCCGCGTCCGCCGCAGGGCGAAGGCCGCCCGACCCTGCGCCGCCAGGACCCCAGCCGGCCGCCGTCGGGGCCGCACAAGGCCAAGCCCTATCAGCGCAAGGGCCCGCCGCAGCGGTGA
- a CDS encoding VOC family protein — translation MLQVFAVMEAMQLHRGRLIDHIQLVVADLPASRAFYEAVFEVLDIPLGGSADSHFWYDELFVSTKDGPEAAGKLTGRHHLAFQAEDEAMVDAFHKAGLAAGGKDNGPPGKRPNYHPGYYAAFLLDPDGNNIEAVYHGAHERSAASVRIDFEM, via the coding sequence GTGCTGCAAGTTTTCGCAGTCATGGAAGCGATGCAACTCCACCGCGGCCGCCTGATCGACCATATCCAGCTGGTCGTCGCCGACCTCCCCGCCAGTCGCGCTTTTTACGAGGCGGTGTTCGAAGTGCTCGACATTCCCTTGGGCGGCAGTGCCGACAGCCATTTCTGGTATGACGAATTGTTCGTCTCGACGAAAGACGGCCCCGAAGCCGCCGGCAAGCTCACCGGTCGCCACCATCTCGCCTTCCAGGCCGAGGACGAGGCCATGGTCGACGCCTTCCACAAGGCGGGGCTCGCCGCGGGGGGCAAGGACAATGGCCCCCCTGGCAAGCGCCCCAATTACCATCCCGGTTACTACGCCGCCTTCCTGCTCGATCCCGACGGCAACAATATCGAGGCGGTCTATCACGGTGCGCACGAGCGCTCCGCCGCCAGCGTCCGGATCGACTTCGAGATGTAG
- a CDS encoding alpha/beta hydrolase has product MRTTNQRHWMSTGMAAIALIATCALAPRAHAQNDRMTPIAAPAQPGAIELKTGALPGVTAPEAWHSQYGSVFARNVTVATLTPFLPDPAKATGAAIVVAPGGGFRTLSMQNEGWDVARALADRGVAAFVLKYRLNQTPQDMAAFERSMREMFSGAARPPRPAPDAAITGLAPQIADARAAFALIRRRAKEWRIDPERIGMIGFSAGAMLTMATTLAGEEAKPAFIGNIYGPLASMTVPAAAPPMFAALAADDPLFGNSGFGLIENWRAAKRPVEFHLYEQGGHGFGMYKKDTTSTGWFGAFADWLRMHGFLQAARP; this is encoded by the coding sequence ATGCGCACCACCAATCAGAGGCACTGGATGAGCACGGGCATGGCGGCGATTGCCTTGATCGCCACCTGCGCGCTCGCCCCCCGCGCCCACGCCCAGAACGACCGGATGACGCCGATCGCGGCTCCGGCCCAGCCGGGCGCGATCGAACTGAAAACCGGCGCGCTGCCGGGCGTCACCGCGCCGGAGGCATGGCATAGCCAATATGGCAGCGTCTTCGCGCGCAACGTCACCGTCGCGACGCTCACCCCCTTCCTGCCCGATCCGGCGAAGGCCACCGGCGCCGCCATCGTCGTCGCGCCGGGCGGCGGCTTCCGGACCTTGTCGATGCAGAATGAAGGCTGGGATGTCGCCAGGGCGCTCGCCGACCGCGGCGTCGCGGCATTCGTGCTCAAATATCGCCTGAACCAGACCCCGCAGGATATGGCTGCGTTCGAGCGCTCGATGCGCGAGATGTTCAGCGGCGCGGCGCGACCGCCGCGGCCCGCGCCCGATGCGGCGATCACCGGTCTCGCCCCGCAGATCGCCGATGCGCGCGCGGCCTTCGCGTTGATCCGCCGGCGGGCGAAGGAATGGCGGATCGATCCCGAACGGATCGGCATGATTGGTTTCTCGGCGGGCGCGATGCTGACGATGGCCACCACGCTCGCCGGTGAGGAGGCGAAGCCCGCGTTCATCGGCAACATCTATGGTCCGCTGGCGTCGATGACAGTGCCTGCCGCCGCGCCGCCGATGTTCGCCGCGCTCGCTGCCGACGATCCGCTCTTCGGCAATAGTGGCTTCGGCCTGATCGAGAACTGGCGGGCGGCGAAGCGGCCGGTCGAGTTCCACCTCTACGAGCAGGGCGGGCACGGTTTCGGCATGTACAAAAAGGACACCACGAGCACCGGCTGGTTCGGCGCGTTCGCGGACTGGCTGCGGATGCATGGCTTCCTGCAGGCTGCGCGCCCCTAG
- a CDS encoding glycoside hydrolase family 43 protein codes for MIALTCPVGTAAQQAPDAPQANPLIRDKFTADPAPLVVGDRLYLYVGHDEAQRDEMFNMREWLVYSTTDMKRWTDHGPILKATDFKWAKKDAWASQAIQKNGKFWFYAAVEHDDTHPGKAIAVAVSDTPTGPFVDAKGAALITNQMTPKGTHSWEDIDPTVFTDEDGTTWIAWGNRQCYIAKLKPNMIEIDGPITEITPPHFEEGPWLHKRGPLYYLTYASLDRSKHRDEKISYATAPSIRGPWTWRGELTGSGKYSFTIHPGIARFKGDWYLFLHNAALTIGDQNGSIGRRAVTVEHLQYNADGTLKPVVQTDAGISAPRPR; via the coding sequence ATGATAGCGCTAACATGCCCGGTCGGTACCGCGGCGCAACAGGCCCCCGATGCTCCGCAGGCCAATCCCCTCATCCGCGACAAGTTCACCGCCGACCCGGCGCCGCTGGTCGTGGGTGATCGGCTCTATCTCTATGTCGGGCATGACGAAGCGCAGCGCGACGAGATGTTCAACATGCGCGAATGGCTCGTCTACTCGACCACCGACATGAAGCGCTGGACCGATCACGGTCCGATCCTGAAGGCGACCGACTTCAAATGGGCGAAGAAGGACGCCTGGGCATCGCAGGCGATCCAGAAGAACGGCAAATTCTGGTTCTACGCCGCGGTCGAGCATGACGATACGCACCCCGGCAAGGCGATCGCGGTCGCGGTCTCCGACACGCCCACCGGCCCATTCGTCGACGCGAAGGGCGCCGCGCTGATCACCAACCAGATGACGCCGAAGGGCACCCATAGCTGGGAGGATATCGACCCCACAGTGTTCACCGACGAGGACGGGACGACGTGGATCGCGTGGGGCAACCGCCAATGCTATATCGCCAAGCTCAAGCCCAACATGATCGAGATCGACGGCCCGATCACCGAGATCACGCCGCCGCATTTCGAGGAAGGGCCGTGGCTGCACAAACGCGGCCCGCTTTACTACCTGACCTATGCCTCGCTCGACCGGTCGAAACACCGCGACGAGAAGATATCCTACGCCACCGCGCCGTCGATCCGGGGGCCCTGGACGTGGCGCGGCGAACTCACCGGATCGGGCAAATACAGCTTCACGATCCACCCGGGGATCGCCCGGTTCAAGGGCGACTGGTACCTGTTTCTCCATAACGCCGCGCTCACGATCGGCGACCAGAACGGATCGATCGGGCGCCGCGCGGTCACCGTGGAGCATCTCCAATATAATGCCGACGGCACGCTGAAGCCCGTCGTCCAGACCGACGCCGGCATCTCGGCGCCGCGTCCACGCTAG
- a CDS encoding alkene reductase codes for MSDLKLLTPLKTDTFEFRNRVFMAPMTRGRSPDRLANDLTVRYYAQRATAGLIISEGTQISEQAIGWMNTPGIHTAEQIDGWRKVTRAVHDAGGLIFAQLWHTGRASHPDFHGGGLPVAPSAVPFNSQAFTPEGPKPAVTPRAMTLEEIHSTILDYEAAARAAKAAGFDGVEVHGANGYLPAQFLEDGPNKRTDAYGGPIENRARFLLEATDAAIRVFGPSRVSVRLSPRIPYNDMGDSNLEGTYMFAVEALEAKKVGLLHFMEPAQLPDGLKRLAPEARKRFSGLFIVNVGYDRESGERAVMTDLADAVTFGTLFISNPDLPERFRRSAALAPSEPSSYYVGDEQGYTDYPPLG; via the coding sequence ATGAGCGATCTGAAACTGCTGACCCCGCTGAAGACCGACACGTTCGAATTCAGAAATCGCGTCTTCATGGCTCCCATGACGAGGGGCAGGTCGCCCGACCGCTTGGCGAACGATCTCACCGTGCGCTACTACGCCCAACGCGCCACAGCGGGCCTTATCATCTCGGAAGGCACGCAGATCAGCGAGCAAGCGATCGGCTGGATGAATACACCCGGGATCCACACCGCCGAACAGATCGACGGATGGCGAAAGGTCACCCGGGCCGTGCACGACGCCGGCGGCCTGATCTTCGCTCAACTTTGGCACACGGGGCGCGCGTCTCATCCGGACTTCCATGGCGGAGGCCTGCCTGTCGCGCCGTCGGCGGTGCCCTTCAACAGCCAAGCCTTCACACCCGAGGGGCCGAAGCCGGCCGTCACCCCCCGGGCCATGACCCTTGAAGAGATCCACAGCACGATCCTGGACTATGAGGCCGCCGCGCGCGCAGCGAAGGCCGCCGGTTTCGACGGCGTGGAGGTGCATGGTGCCAATGGCTATCTGCCGGCCCAGTTCCTCGAAGACGGACCCAACAAGAGAACCGACGCCTATGGCGGGCCTATCGAAAACCGCGCCCGTTTCCTGCTCGAAGCGACCGACGCTGCCATCCGGGTCTTTGGCCCGTCCCGCGTATCGGTCAGGCTTTCGCCCCGGATTCCTTATAACGACATGGGCGATAGCAACCTGGAAGGCACGTACATGTTTGCCGTCGAGGCTCTCGAGGCCAAGAAGGTGGGATTGCTTCACTTCATGGAACCGGCCCAGCTTCCCGATGGTCTCAAGCGGCTGGCGCCCGAAGCGAGAAAGCGGTTCTCCGGCCTGTTCATCGTGAACGTCGGATATGACAGAGAGAGTGGCGAACGGGCGGTCATGACGGATCTAGCTGACGCAGTGACCTTCGGAACGCTCTTCATCAGCAACCCTGATCTCCCCGAACGCTTCCGTCGCAGCGCCGCCTTGGCGCCGTCCGAGCCATCCAGCTACTACGTGGGCGACGAGCAAGGCTACACAGACTACCCGCCCCTCGGCTGA
- a CDS encoding YaiI/YqxD family protein translates to MSVRILVDGDACPVKEEIYKVAWRHEVAVVVVSNQHLRIPAHPLLSRVVVSDGFDAADDWIAEQSAPGAIVITADILLADRALKAGARVLSPTGKPFTTSSIGGAIATRAIMADLRAGGDQLGGPKPFAATDRSRFLQALDTAVVAVKRGQQA, encoded by the coding sequence GTGAGCGTACGAATTCTCGTCGACGGCGACGCCTGCCCGGTGAAGGAGGAGATCTACAAGGTCGCCTGGCGCCACGAAGTCGCCGTCGTGGTGGTGAGCAACCAGCATCTGCGCATCCCGGCGCACCCCTTGCTGAGCCGGGTGGTGGTCAGCGACGGCTTCGACGCCGCCGACGACTGGATCGCCGAGCAATCGGCCCCCGGCGCGATCGTGATCACCGCCGACATCTTGCTGGCCGACCGCGCGCTCAAGGCCGGCGCGCGGGTCCTCTCCCCCACCGGCAAGCCCTTCACCACCAGCTCGATCGGCGGCGCCATCGCCACCCGCGCGATCATGGCCGATCTGCGCGCGGGCGGCGACCAGCTCGGCGGCCCGAAGCCCTTCGCGGCGACGGATCGCTCGCGGTTCCTGCAGGCGCTCGATACGGCGGTGGTGGCGGTGAAGCGGGGTCAGCAGGCGTAG
- a CDS encoding winged helix-turn-helix transcriptional regulator, with protein MHAVIELDPTCFSSDCPSRGLFDQIADKWSAMVLVVLSGKPHRFNLIRRRLEGVSQKALTQCLRRLERNGLITRRVVSLSPVAVEYEITALGRTLQKPLGELHQWTLDNLSDVNAAREAFDARQSDDAFGGVQLGKRSD; from the coding sequence ATGCACGCCGTCATTGAATTGGATCCGACCTGCTTCTCGTCGGACTGCCCGAGCCGGGGCCTCTTCGATCAGATCGCCGACAAATGGTCGGCGATGGTGCTGGTGGTTCTGTCCGGCAAGCCGCATCGGTTTAACCTGATTCGCAGGCGACTGGAGGGCGTTAGCCAGAAGGCGCTGACACAATGTCTGCGCAGGCTTGAGCGCAACGGGTTGATCACCCGTCGCGTCGTTTCCCTGTCACCGGTAGCCGTAGAGTACGAGATCACCGCGCTGGGCCGTACTCTGCAAAAGCCGCTCGGCGAGTTGCACCAGTGGACGCTGGATAATCTCTCGGACGTCAATGCGGCACGCGAAGCCTTCGACGCTCGACAATCGGACGACGCCTTCGGTGGCGTTCAGCTGGGGAAACGCTCGGATTAA
- a CDS encoding DUF6454 family protein: MIRKTIRSSLTALFLLLPSLSVSAAPDQFTDGIEQARLVGSLRLEGELFHVQGLELDRRRIWVTSVDQENRKGYIHEFDRRTGKLLRRRELTDGARYHPGGISISGRSIWVPVAELKPNSSAILLELDADSLRVRRKIRVADHLGCVAASGRTLVAGNWDSELLYIFDLADNGRVRTVPNPSPTHHQDMKFVDGQLVAGGSLTLWSGAVDWIDWPSMKLRRTLRSGAIGPVRPLGRGGPYTGEGMAIEGRELYVVPEDGPSRLFHFRLDGGGESGAVLPA, from the coding sequence ATGATCCGCAAGACCATCCGATCGAGTTTGACTGCGCTTTTCCTGCTGTTGCCGAGCCTGTCGGTGTCCGCCGCGCCGGACCAGTTCACCGACGGGATCGAGCAAGCGCGTCTGGTGGGTTCGCTCAGGCTCGAAGGGGAATTGTTTCACGTTCAGGGGCTCGAGCTCGATCGCCGGCGGATCTGGGTCACGTCGGTCGATCAGGAAAACCGCAAGGGCTATATCCACGAGTTCGACCGGCGCACGGGCAAGCTCCTGCGGCGACGCGAGCTGACCGACGGGGCGCGCTATCATCCAGGCGGGATCTCGATTTCGGGGCGCTCGATCTGGGTTCCGGTCGCGGAATTGAAGCCGAACAGCTCGGCGATACTGCTCGAACTCGATGCCGACAGCCTGCGGGTCCGCCGCAAGATCCGCGTCGCGGACCATCTGGGGTGTGTCGCGGCATCGGGCCGCACGCTTGTCGCGGGCAATTGGGACAGCGAATTGCTCTACATCTTCGATCTGGCCGACAATGGCCGGGTCCGCACCGTGCCGAACCCTTCGCCGACGCACCATCAGGACATGAAGTTCGTCGACGGACAATTGGTGGCGGGCGGATCGCTGACGCTGTGGAGCGGCGCGGTCGACTGGATCGACTGGCCGTCGATGAAGCTTCGGCGGACATTGCGCTCCGGCGCGATCGGACCGGTCAGGCCGCTGGGCCGCGGCGGACCCTATACCGGCGAAGGCATGGCGATCGAGGGCCGCGAACTCTATGTCGTTCCGGAAGATGGCCCCAGCCGGCTGTTTCATTTTCGGTTGGACGGTGGCGGGGAGAGTGGGGCGGTTTTGCCGGCGTAG
- a CDS encoding acyltransferase family protein, giving the protein MNREESVSAGHIPEIDGIRALAVGTVIVFHLWPGALPGGFTGVDMFFVVSGFVVTRSLLTRDFASFRALALDFYARRAVRILPALIVMLLATLLAAQLFVPQGWLARDPSHVGLAALFGVSNLVLVNGADGYFEPLATLNPFTHTWSLGVEEQFYLAFPLLLYWSRRGPPARMLWVIGGLSLLSLTLAAWFGATQPRLAFYSIVCRFWELGAGVLLCTAHATWRARLGASSRPFRAVFAAVSVAAIAAGLGFAAPGFFPFPLALLPVLGTAGLIATVCSCPELAIARLLRSGPATFTGRLSYSLYLWHWPVLVLFRWTVGLDSLALQLAALAVSVVLAHLSYRLVERPLRTRARHGKTARGGILRIALGSVMLAFLTGTVLLGNRQHLSLSVTRDRASWYAEPDRPLDPGPANCALRQEEASIAGGSRIGWSPENCRRAGPASKIIVLGDSHGVAYTPNLRQFAAESGARIVVYFRAHCPFLELLQTMASRPGCRSFYKTALDEVRASASAGDVIFFPGLRLHHAPAAPAAGRDPLRPAEAVPPEAIDEALALLRLLGRKGAAMLFEAPKPLFQSPAYRCADWFNRNNPVCRAGLAAGRNELLARRRSVVAAMRTLADAAPAISVWDPFADLCPEDPCRAMRGDKPLFFDGDHLSGYGNSLLYPAFRRALLSAHRSVG; this is encoded by the coding sequence GTGAACCGCGAGGAATCTGTGTCGGCCGGGCACATACCGGAGATCGACGGAATCCGCGCCCTCGCAGTCGGGACGGTGATCGTCTTCCACCTTTGGCCGGGCGCCCTGCCCGGGGGCTTCACCGGCGTCGACATGTTCTTCGTCGTGTCCGGATTCGTGGTCACCCGATCGCTGCTGACCCGCGACTTCGCCAGCTTCCGGGCGCTGGCTCTCGACTTCTACGCGCGGCGTGCGGTCCGCATCCTGCCGGCATTGATCGTCATGCTGTTGGCGACCTTGCTGGCGGCGCAGCTCTTCGTGCCGCAAGGCTGGCTCGCCCGCGACCCGTCCCATGTCGGCCTCGCTGCCTTGTTCGGTGTCAGCAATCTGGTGCTCGTCAACGGAGCGGACGGCTATTTCGAGCCGCTGGCCACGCTCAATCCGTTCACTCACACCTGGTCGCTCGGCGTCGAGGAGCAATTCTATCTCGCCTTCCCGCTTCTGCTGTACTGGAGCAGGCGTGGGCCGCCCGCACGCATGCTGTGGGTGATCGGCGGACTTTCCCTCCTCTCGCTCACCCTCGCCGCCTGGTTCGGGGCGACACAGCCAAGGCTCGCTTTCTATTCGATCGTCTGCCGCTTCTGGGAATTGGGCGCGGGCGTATTGCTGTGCACGGCGCACGCCACCTGGCGCGCCCGGCTCGGCGCATCGAGCCGTCCCTTCCGCGCCGTCTTTGCCGCCGTGAGCGTGGCAGCGATCGCCGCCGGGCTGGGCTTCGCCGCTCCCGGCTTCTTCCCCTTTCCCCTTGCTTTGCTGCCGGTGCTCGGAACCGCCGGACTGATCGCAACGGTCTGTTCCTGCCCCGAACTCGCCATCGCCAGGCTGCTCCGCAGCGGACCCGCGACCTTCACCGGGCGGCTGTCCTACTCGCTCTATCTGTGGCACTGGCCCGTCCTCGTCCTTTTCCGCTGGACCGTCGGGCTGGACAGCCTCGCGCTGCAGCTCGCCGCGCTCGCCGTTTCGGTCGTGCTGGCGCACTTGTCCTATCGGCTGGTCGAGCGCCCGCTCCGCACCCGCGCCCGGCACGGCAAGACCGCCCGCGGGGGCATTCTCCGCATCGCGCTCGGGTCGGTCATGCTGGCATTCCTCACCGGAACGGTCCTCCTGGGCAACCGCCAGCATTTGTCGCTGAGCGTGACTCGCGATCGGGCAAGCTGGTACGCAGAGCCCGATCGTCCGCTCGACCCCGGCCCGGCCAATTGCGCCCTCCGTCAGGAGGAAGCAAGCATCGCCGGCGGCTCGAGGATTGGCTGGTCGCCCGAAAACTGTCGGCGCGCGGGACCGGCGTCGAAGATCATCGTCCTGGGGGACTCGCACGGCGTCGCCTACACCCCCAATCTCCGCCAATTCGCCGCGGAGAGCGGCGCCAGGATCGTGGTCTATTTCCGCGCCCACTGCCCGTTCCTCGAGCTCCTCCAGACCATGGCGAGCCGGCCCGGCTGCCGATCCTTCTACAAGACCGCACTCGACGAAGTGCGCGCCTCCGCATCCGCGGGCGATGTGATCTTCTTCCCCGGATTGCGCCTCCACCACGCCCCCGCAGCGCCGGCGGCCGGCCGCGATCCGCTCCGCCCCGCGGAGGCGGTTCCGCCCGAAGCGATCGACGAGGCTCTCGCACTCCTGCGGCTGCTCGGCCGCAAGGGCGCGGCGATGCTGTTCGAGGCACCCAAGCCGCTCTTCCAGAGCCCGGCCTATCGCTGTGCCGACTGGTTCAACCGGAACAACCCGGTCTGCCGTGCAGGGCTGGCGGCCGGACGGAACGAATTGCTGGCCCGCCGCCGGAGCGTGGTCGCGGCAATGCGAACGCTGGCAGATGCGGCCCCCGCCATTTCCGTGTGGGACCCGTTCGCCGACCTGTGTCCCGAGGACCCCTGCCGCGCCATGCGCGGCGACAAGCCCTTATTCTTCGACGGCGATCATCTCAGCGGATATGGCAATTCCCTGCTGTACCCGGCGTTCCGACGGGCCTTGCTGTCGGCGCACCGGTCAGTCGGCTGA
- a CDS encoding BaiN/RdsA family NAD(P)/FAD-dependent oxidoreductase, translated as MPQYDAIILGAGAAGLMCAAVAGQRGRRVLLLDHASEVGKKILISGGGRCNFTNIHTAPDRYLSANPHFAKSALGRYTAQDFLALVERHGIAWHEKTLGQLFCDGPARQIVDLLLYECAQGQVEIRTGRSVGAIDHADGRYTVGADAAPALVIATGGPSIPKMGATGFAYDLARRFGLKVVEPRPALVPLTLPPDQALFRELSGVATDVIARAGKAAFPEAALFTHRGLSGPAILQISSYWRHGEPIQIDFLPGRPANWLAEAKRANPRTTLRKTLADALPGRLAETLAEQLALPGELANLPDRKLQEAERRLAGWPFLPNGSEGFAKAEVTIGGISTAELSSQTMEARKVPGLYAIGEAVDVTGWLGGYNFQWAWASGWAAAQVL; from the coding sequence ATGCCCCAATATGACGCGATCATCCTCGGCGCCGGCGCCGCCGGCCTGATGTGCGCCGCGGTCGCCGGCCAACGCGGCCGCCGGGTGCTGCTGCTCGATCACGCGAGCGAGGTCGGCAAGAAGATCCTGATCTCGGGCGGCGGGCGCTGCAACTTCACCAATATCCACACCGCGCCCGACCGCTATCTCTCGGCCAACCCGCATTTCGCCAAGTCGGCGCTCGGCCGCTACACCGCGCAGGATTTCCTCGCTCTGGTCGAGCGCCACGGCATCGCATGGCACGAAAAGACGCTCGGCCAGCTCTTCTGCGACGGCCCGGCGCGCCAGATCGTCGACCTGCTCCTCTACGAATGCGCGCAGGGCCAGGTCGAGATCCGCACCGGGCGCAGCGTGGGCGCGATCGATCACGCCGACGGCCGCTACACGGTCGGCGCGGATGCAGCGCCCGCTTTGGTGATCGCCACCGGCGGCCCTTCGATCCCCAAAATGGGCGCCACCGGCTTCGCTTATGACCTCGCCCGCCGCTTCGGGCTCAAGGTGGTCGAGCCCCGCCCCGCGCTCGTCCCGCTCACTTTGCCGCCCGATCAGGCGCTGTTCCGCGAACTCTCCGGCGTCGCGACCGACGTGATCGCCCGCGCCGGCAAGGCCGCCTTCCCCGAAGCCGCGCTCTTCACCCATCGCGGCCTCTCGGGTCCGGCGATCCTCCAGATCTCGAGCTATTGGCGCCACGGCGAGCCGATCCAGATCGATTTCCTCCCCGGCCGGCCCGCGAACTGGCTGGCCGAGGCGAAACGCGCCAACCCCCGCACGACCCTGCGCAAAACCCTTGCCGACGCGCTTCCCGGCCGCCTCGCCGAGACGCTGGCCGAGCAGCTCGCCCTCCCCGGCGAGCTCGCCAACCTGCCCGACCGCAAGCTGCAGGAGGCCGAACGCCGCCTCGCCGGCTGGCCGTTCCTCCCCAACGGCAGCGAAGGCTTCGCCAAGGCCGAAGTCACGATCGGCGGGATCAGCACCGCCGAGCTCTCGTCGCAGACGATGGAAGCGCGCAAGGTCCCCGGGCTCTACGCGATCGGCGAGGCAGTCGACGTCACCGGCTGGCTCGGCGGCTATAATTTCCAATGGGCATGGGCGAGCGGCTGGGCCGCCGCGCAGGTGCTCTGA